In one Streptomyces sp. NBC_01288 genomic region, the following are encoded:
- a CDS encoding betaine/proline/choline family ABC transporter ATP-binding protein (Members of the family are the ATP-binding subunit of ABC transporters for substrates such as betaine, L-proline or other amino acids, choline, carnitine, etc. The substrate specificity is best determined from the substrate-binding subunit, rather than this subunit, as it interacts with the permease subunit and not with substrate directly.), which yields MIRFEQVSKRYPDGTTAVDGLSFEVNEGELVTLVGPSGCGKTTTMMMVNRLIEPTSGRIFVNGEDIATVDPVRLRRRIGYVIQQVGLFPHRTVLDNTATVPSLVGWKRTKARARAAELLDLVGLDPKTYGPRYPEQLSGGQRQRVGVARALAADPPVLLMDEPFGAVDPVVREQLQDEFLRMQAAVRKTVLLVTHDIEEAVRLGDRIAVYGQGRIEQYDTPGAVLGKPATPYVAEFVGADRGLKRLSVTEIEPDDLEQPPVARADEQAQRAADRLRVEGARWAVVLDEQGELQGWVKADELSAGGTVGELAHRMNAWVPVGAPLKQAFGVMLQHDAGWVAVLDGARFLGVLTPAKLHEALRRSVDADALGVPRGQVDFDSVADA from the coding sequence ATGATCCGGTTCGAGCAGGTCAGCAAGCGGTACCCGGACGGTACGACGGCCGTGGACGGGCTGTCCTTCGAGGTGAACGAGGGCGAACTCGTCACGCTGGTGGGCCCGTCCGGCTGTGGCAAGACGACGACCATGATGATGGTCAACCGGCTCATCGAACCCACCTCCGGCCGGATCTTCGTGAACGGCGAGGACATCGCCACCGTCGACCCGGTGCGACTGCGCCGCCGTATCGGATACGTCATCCAGCAGGTGGGCCTCTTCCCGCACCGCACGGTCCTCGACAACACGGCGACCGTGCCGTCCCTGGTCGGCTGGAAGCGGACGAAGGCGCGGGCCCGGGCCGCCGAGCTGCTCGATCTGGTGGGCCTGGACCCGAAGACGTACGGCCCGCGCTACCCGGAGCAGCTCTCGGGCGGGCAGCGCCAGCGCGTCGGCGTCGCTCGGGCGCTGGCCGCCGATCCGCCGGTGCTGCTGATGGACGAACCGTTCGGCGCGGTCGACCCGGTGGTGCGGGAGCAGTTGCAGGACGAGTTCCTGCGGATGCAGGCCGCCGTGCGCAAGACGGTGCTGCTGGTCACGCACGACATCGAGGAGGCGGTACGGCTCGGCGACCGTATCGCCGTGTACGGGCAGGGCCGGATCGAGCAGTACGACACCCCCGGCGCGGTGCTCGGTAAGCCGGCGACGCCGTATGTCGCCGAGTTCGTGGGCGCGGACCGGGGTCTGAAACGGCTGTCGGTGACGGAGATCGAGCCCGACGACCTGGAACAGCCGCCGGTCGCCCGTGCGGACGAGCAGGCACAGCGGGCCGCCGACCGGCTGCGGGTGGAGGGCGCGCGGTGGGCGGTGGTCCTCGACGAACAGGGTGAGTTGCAGGGCTGGGTCAAGGCCGACGAACTCTCCGCGGGCGGCACGGTCGGCGAACTCGCCCACCGCATGAACGCGTGGGTGCCGGTGGGCGCCCCCTTGAAGCAGGCGTTCGGCGTGATGCTCCAGCACGACGCCGGATGGGTCGCCGTGCTGGACGGGGCACGCTTCCTCGGCGTGCTGACCCCGGCGAAACTGCACGAGGCGCTACGGCGGTCCGTGGACGCGGACGCGCTCGGGGTGCCCCGGGGACAGGTGGACTTCGACTCGGTGGCGGACGCGTGA
- a CDS encoding ABC transporter substrate-binding protein: MMRLRLRLRLRLRRTVVAGLLLVTGCSTGPSLENQSAVTAPPGDSHHLTIGSAGFTESDLLAQMYSLLLKQAGYKTSLLTVANRELYEPALESGQIDVVPEYAATFADWLNAKTNGPDAPAVGSPDLATTMKALRRLATPRGLTVLDPGRAVDQNAFAVARSYARQHHLKTLSDLGASGLKVRLAAGDECVQRPYCEPGLKKTYGIDITAVDPKGVGTTQAKSAVRNGQDQMVLTTTTDATLDQFGLVLLADDKHLQNADYVVPVVNRSRAGSEGVTKALGKLNDVLTTADLASMNQQVDSWRRLAQDVARTYLKDKGLLK, encoded by the coding sequence ATGATGCGACTGCGACTGCGACTGCGACTGCGACTGCGACGCACGGTCGTGGCCGGCCTCCTCCTGGTCACCGGCTGCTCTACCGGGCCGTCCCTGGAGAACCAGAGCGCCGTCACCGCGCCACCCGGCGACAGCCATCACCTGACCATCGGCTCGGCCGGTTTCACCGAGAGCGACCTGCTCGCCCAGATGTACTCGCTCCTGCTGAAGCAGGCCGGCTACAAGACGTCCCTGCTCACCGTCGCCAACCGCGAACTCTACGAACCCGCCCTGGAATCAGGGCAGATCGACGTCGTCCCCGAGTACGCGGCCACCTTCGCCGACTGGCTCAACGCCAAGACCAACGGCCCCGACGCACCGGCCGTCGGCTCACCCGACCTCGCCACCACGATGAAGGCGCTCCGCCGACTGGCCACACCCCGAGGCCTCACCGTCCTCGATCCCGGCAGGGCCGTCGACCAGAACGCCTTCGCCGTGGCCCGCTCGTACGCCAGGCAACACCACCTCAAGACCCTCAGCGACCTCGGTGCCTCGGGACTGAAGGTACGGCTCGCGGCGGGCGACGAGTGCGTCCAACGGCCGTACTGCGAACCGGGGTTGAAGAAGACCTACGGCATCGACATCACCGCCGTCGACCCGAAGGGCGTCGGCACGACACAGGCGAAGAGCGCGGTGCGGAACGGCCAGGACCAGATGGTGCTGACCACGACGACCGACGCCACCCTCGACCAGTTCGGCCTGGTCCTCCTCGCCGACGACAAGCACCTCCAGAACGCCGACTACGTCGTCCCGGTCGTCAACCGCTCACGGGCGGGGAGCGAGGGCGTGACCAAGGCGCTGGGGAAGCTCAATGACGTGCTCACTACGGCCGACCTGGCGTCCATGAACCAACAGGTCGACAGCTGGCGGCGGTTGGCGCAGGACGTCGCGCGGACGTACTTGAAGGACAAGGGCCTGCTGAAGTGA
- a CDS encoding ABC transporter permease: protein MNTLTDAWHWLTDSAHWSGDDGIWHRLAQHLVLTVVCLVISCLIALPIALVLGHLGKGGALAVNISNIGRAVPTFAVLVLLLLTPIGKWGEGPTVVALVLFAVPPLLTNAYVGMREVDRDVVRAARGMGMTGRQMLFRVELPLSLPLLMNGVRIAAVQLVATATIAALAGGGGLGRIITAGFNLANTAQVVAGAVLVAVFALLVEGVFEVAERLAPRWAGRAR from the coding sequence ATGAACACCCTGACCGACGCCTGGCACTGGCTCACCGACTCCGCCCACTGGAGCGGCGACGACGGCATCTGGCACCGGCTCGCGCAGCACCTCGTGCTGACGGTCGTCTGCCTGGTCATCAGCTGTTTGATCGCGCTGCCGATCGCGCTCGTCCTCGGGCACCTCGGCAAGGGCGGCGCGCTCGCCGTGAACATCTCCAACATCGGGCGCGCGGTGCCCACCTTCGCCGTCCTGGTGCTGCTGCTCCTCACCCCGATCGGCAAGTGGGGCGAGGGACCCACGGTCGTCGCCCTGGTCCTGTTCGCCGTACCGCCCCTGCTCACCAACGCCTACGTCGGCATGCGCGAGGTCGACCGCGACGTGGTGCGGGCCGCGCGCGGCATGGGGATGACAGGTCGTCAGATGCTGTTCCGTGTCGAACTGCCGCTCTCCCTGCCGCTGTTGATGAACGGCGTACGGATCGCGGCCGTCCAACTCGTCGCCACCGCCACGATCGCCGCACTCGCGGGCGGCGGCGGACTCGGCCGGATCATCACGGCCGGCTTCAACCTCGCCAACACCGCACAGGTGGTGGCCGGAGCCGTCCTCGTCGCCGTGTTCGCGCTGCTCGTCGAGGGTGTCTTCGAGGTCGCCGAACGGTTGGCGCCCCGGTGGGCGGGGAGGGCGCGATGA
- a CDS encoding ABC transporter permease: MTAPPDDCLARNEWICGEYLSTRRHILVDAVVQHLQLTSISVLIGLAIALPLAVVARRWGWAAGPVLGVTTILYTIPSLAMFSLLLPVYGLSATLVVAGLVLYSLTLLVRNILAGLRAVPEETRQAARGMGYGPIRLLLTVELPLALPAAMAGLRIATVSAVSLVTVGAIVGFGGLGNLIYAGMNTYFKAQVLTASVLCVVIAIVADLLLLLVQRLITPWTRAVRG; this comes from the coding sequence GTGACCGCGCCCCCGGACGACTGCCTCGCCCGTAACGAGTGGATCTGCGGCGAGTACCTGAGCACCCGTCGGCACATCCTCGTCGACGCGGTCGTCCAGCACCTCCAGCTCACCTCGATCTCGGTGCTGATCGGCCTGGCGATCGCGCTGCCGCTCGCGGTGGTGGCGCGCCGCTGGGGCTGGGCCGCGGGACCGGTGCTCGGGGTGACGACGATCCTCTACACGATCCCGTCCCTCGCGATGTTCTCCCTGCTCCTGCCCGTCTACGGCCTCTCGGCCACCCTCGTCGTCGCCGGGCTCGTCCTCTACTCGCTCACCCTGCTCGTCCGCAACATCCTGGCCGGCCTGCGCGCCGTCCCCGAAGAGACCCGACAGGCCGCACGCGGCATGGGCTACGGCCCGATCCGCCTCCTTCTCACCGTGGAACTGCCCCTCGCGCTCCCCGCCGCGATGGCAGGCCTGCGCATCGCCACCGTCTCGGCGGTCTCGCTGGTCACGGTCGGGGCGATCGTCGGCTTCGGGGGACTCGGCAACCTCATCTACGCGGGCATGAACACCTACTTCAAGGCACAGGTGCTCACCGCGTCCGTGCTGTGCGTGGTGATCGCGATCGTCGCCGACCTGCTTCTCCTGCTCGTGCAACGGCTGATCACCCCCTGGACGAGGGCGGTGCGCGGATGA
- a CDS encoding DUF4232 domain-containing protein, which translates to MYDTVLVTVVGLLVGAVIWTVADVAYDDPAAGWSTSGPICPEEGIRVTAGPVNPALGLHAMDLTLENCGTRAYRVEGYPEVRLLDRDQQHVTGVSVIHGSAGIATVTGFDEPPSAVTLAPGETASAGLLWRNTTTGFGGAAYVHCLTVAARSGSLPLLLTPDGGLDLGTTGRLGVGPWRTTGGTR; encoded by the coding sequence GTGTACGACACCGTGCTGGTCACGGTGGTGGGGCTCCTCGTCGGGGCCGTCATCTGGACGGTCGCGGACGTGGCGTACGACGATCCCGCCGCCGGTTGGTCGACGTCGGGCCCGATCTGCCCGGAGGAGGGCATCCGGGTCACCGCCGGACCGGTGAACCCCGCGCTGGGCCTGCACGCCATGGACCTCACCCTGGAGAACTGCGGCACCCGCGCCTACCGCGTCGAGGGCTACCCCGAGGTCCGACTGCTCGACCGCGACCAGCAGCACGTGACCGGTGTGTCGGTGATCCACGGCAGCGCCGGTATCGCCACAGTCACCGGCTTCGACGAGCCACCGAGCGCGGTGACGCTCGCACCCGGCGAGACCGCCTCCGCCGGCCTGCTGTGGCGCAACACCACCACCGGCTTCGGCGGCGCGGCCTACGTGCATTGTCTGACGGTCGCGGCACGGTCCGGTTCCCTGCCGCTCCTCCTGACACCGGACGGCGGCCTCGACCTCGGCACCACGGGCAGACTCGGCGTCGGACCGTGGCGCACCACCGGAGGCACCCGATGA
- a CDS encoding ABC transporter ATP-binding protein, which translates to MFRSARRTHDKGPAAEALRLVKVSRTYGRDDSAVTALDGVTLSLERGTFTAVMGPSGSGKSTLLQCAAGLDRPDSGIVMVDGAEMTGGSEAELTRFRRGRIGFVFQQYNLLDTLTVAQNTVLPLKLAGRRVDRRRAEEVLTAVGLDDRLGHRPDQLSGGQRQRVAIARALVTEPRVIFADEPTGALDTRSARDVLLLLREAVRVHGRTVVMVTHDPVAASYADSVVFLADGRLAGRMHAPTVDAVAERLAHLGDDMTAGV; encoded by the coding sequence ATGTTTCGCAGCGCACGACGCACGCACGACAAGGGCCCCGCCGCCGAGGCGCTGCGGCTGGTCAAGGTGAGCAGGACCTACGGCCGTGACGACAGTGCCGTGACCGCCCTGGACGGGGTGACGCTGAGCCTGGAGCGGGGCACGTTCACGGCGGTGATGGGGCCTTCGGGGTCCGGGAAGTCGACGCTGTTGCAGTGCGCGGCGGGGCTGGACCGGCCGGACAGCGGGATCGTGATGGTCGACGGCGCGGAGATGACGGGCGGGAGCGAGGCGGAGCTGACGCGGTTCCGGCGCGGTCGGATCGGGTTCGTGTTCCAGCAGTACAACCTCCTGGACACGCTCACCGTCGCGCAGAACACCGTGCTGCCGCTGAAGCTGGCGGGCCGCCGCGTCGACCGGCGGCGGGCCGAGGAGGTCCTGACCGCGGTCGGGCTCGACGACCGGCTCGGCCACCGTCCCGACCAGCTCTCCGGCGGTCAGCGGCAGCGGGTCGCCATCGCCCGCGCGCTGGTCACCGAACCCCGGGTGATCTTCGCGGACGAACCGACCGGCGCCCTGGACACGCGGAGCGCGCGGGATGTGCTGCTGCTGTTGCGGGAGGCGGTGCGGGTGCACGGCCGGACCGTGGTGATGGTGACGCACGACCCGGTCGCCGCCTCGTACGCCGACTCGGTGGTGTTCCTGGCGGACGGCCGACTCGCCGGTCGGATGCACGCGCCGACCGTCGACGCGGTCGCCGAGCGGCTCGCACACCTGGGCGACGACATGACGGCGGGGGTGTGA
- a CDS encoding FtsX-like permease family protein, whose protein sequence is MFVLAMRSIRQRPGRFLATLLAAFLGAAIIMTFNSLQDTASRQGIDSVSADTLSTSASVVGGYGTLLVFFAVASTLTVNVRQRSRELETLRCSGATPAQLKRMVVGEAVAVALLGALLAVGPAMLGGRALLGAFKDSGQVARSVDYSFGPFALQSGLGITLLASAGAAFLAVRRATRRQRQRGRARTFLAYGSLVAGVVAVTSTFAFSSTDAALMAAPAYGAILLSVGLALLVPRLLKGLLDRLQLTGASGWLAIRNLRERTDQLAGILMSLVLFTAVSTATLYMQAVESDAVKASGLTKSVDAKNLETLNFTVVGIIVVFVCVMLVNSLYAATTYRAREFGGQRLAGATPGQVLRTVATETAILTITGILSGTAAALAGIIPFTMVRTDSVLPHQGLGIWLTVVAVAATVTLGTSMLTARRVLRTPAVEAVALAA, encoded by the coding sequence ATGTTCGTACTGGCGATGCGTTCGATCCGGCAACGGCCGGGCCGCTTCCTGGCGACCCTGCTGGCCGCGTTCCTGGGCGCGGCGATCATCATGACGTTCAACTCCCTTCAGGACACGGCGAGTCGGCAGGGCATCGACTCGGTCAGCGCCGACACGCTGTCCACGTCGGCGAGTGTCGTGGGAGGCTACGGCACCCTGCTGGTGTTCTTCGCCGTAGCGTCGACCCTGACCGTCAACGTCCGCCAACGCTCACGGGAGTTGGAGACCCTGCGCTGCTCGGGGGCGACCCCGGCGCAGCTCAAGCGGATGGTCGTGGGTGAGGCGGTGGCCGTGGCCCTGCTGGGCGCGCTCCTCGCCGTCGGTCCCGCGATGCTCGGCGGCCGGGCCCTGCTCGGAGCGTTCAAGGACAGCGGTCAGGTCGCCCGGTCCGTCGACTACTCCTTCGGCCCCTTCGCCCTCCAATCGGGCCTGGGCATCACGCTGTTGGCGTCGGCGGGCGCCGCCTTCCTGGCCGTACGACGGGCAACGCGCAGGCAGCGGCAGCGGGGCCGAGCCCGGACGTTCCTTGCCTACGGCTCGCTGGTCGCGGGCGTGGTGGCGGTGACGTCGACCTTCGCCTTCTCCTCGACGGACGCGGCGTTGATGGCGGCCCCGGCGTACGGGGCGATCCTGCTCTCGGTCGGCCTCGCCCTGCTGGTACCCCGCCTACTGAAGGGCCTGCTCGACCGGCTCCAACTGACCGGCGCGAGCGGCTGGTTGGCGATCCGCAATCTCCGCGAGCGGACCGACCAGCTCGCCGGGATCCTGATGTCGCTGGTCCTCTTCACGGCGGTGTCCACGGCGACGCTGTACATGCAGGCGGTGGAGAGCGACGCGGTCAAGGCCTCGGGCCTGACGAAGTCGGTGGACGCGAAGAACCTGGAGACCCTCAACTTCACGGTCGTCGGCATCATCGTGGTCTTCGTCTGCGTGATGCTGGTCAACTCCCTGTACGCGGCGACGACTTACCGCGCCCGCGAGTTCGGCGGACAGCGCCTGGCGGGTGCGACTCCGGGTCAGGTACTACGCACGGTCGCCACGGAGACGGCGATCCTGACGATCACCGGGATCCTCTCCGGCACGGCCGCAGCACTGGCGGGCATCATCCCGTTCACCATGGTCCGCACGGACTCGGTTCTCCCGCACCAGGGGCTGGGAATCTGGCTCACGGTCGTCGCGGTGGCGGCGACGGTGACCCTGGGCACGAGCATGCTGACGGCCCGGCGCGTGCTACGCACACCGGCGGTGGAGGCGGTGGCGTTGGCAGCGTGA
- a CDS encoding TetR/AcrR family transcriptional regulator — MATTDKASPRDRLLDAAAELFYRDGVSIGVEALCKSAGVSKRSMYQLFDSKDEVLAASLERRAPGYAAQLMPGPDDAGTPRERVLYVFEQAEKASGEPGYLGCPFLATMVELKDPEHPASRVARAAKEKLQDAFREQAELGGARDPGLLARQLMLVFDGASARAGAKLESLDGLTVETVRTLLDTAGVA; from the coding sequence ATGGCCACGACAGACAAGGCGTCACCCCGGGACCGACTGCTCGATGCGGCGGCCGAGCTCTTCTATCGCGACGGTGTCTCCATCGGCGTGGAGGCGCTGTGCAAGTCGGCCGGGGTCTCGAAGCGGTCGATGTACCAGCTCTTCGACAGCAAGGACGAGGTGCTCGCCGCGAGCCTGGAGCGGCGTGCGCCTGGGTATGCGGCGCAGCTCATGCCCGGTCCGGATGACGCGGGTACGCCGCGCGAGCGCGTCCTGTACGTGTTCGAGCAGGCGGAGAAGGCCTCGGGTGAACCCGGCTATCTGGGCTGTCCCTTCCTTGCCACGATGGTCGAGCTGAAGGATCCGGAGCATCCGGCGAGCAGAGTTGCCCGGGCGGCCAAGGAGAAGTTGCAGGACGCGTTCCGGGAGCAGGCCGAGTTGGGGGGCGCGCGTGATCCGGGGTTGTTGGCACGGCAGTTGATGCTGGTCTTTGACGGTGCCAGTGCTCGTGCCGGGGCGAAGCTGGAGTCGTTGGACGGGTTGACTGTCGAGACCGTGCGGACGTTGTTGGATACGGCCGGGGTCGCCTGA
- a CDS encoding AAA family ATPase has protein sequence MFRSVDEVAARLAETGYLASPAVATTVFLADRLGRPLLVEGPAGVGKTELAKAVAEVAGARLIRLQCYEGVDESRALYEWNHAKQLLRISAGRDESWDETRTDIFSEEFLLPRPLLTAIRGDDPKVLLIDETDKADVEVEGLLLEILSDFQVTVPELGTITATRRPFVVLTSNASRELSEALRRRCLFLHIGFPDEELERRIVRLKVPGLGAALAESVVRVVGALREMELRKVPSVAETIDWARTLLALGADTLDETVVRDTLGVLLKHQDDILRAAAKLDLDAV, from the coding sequence GTGTTCCGTTCCGTCGACGAAGTCGCCGCACGCCTCGCCGAGACCGGCTATCTGGCGTCACCCGCGGTCGCCACGACCGTCTTCCTCGCCGACCGCCTGGGCAGGCCGCTCCTCGTCGAGGGCCCGGCCGGCGTCGGCAAGACGGAGCTGGCCAAGGCCGTCGCCGAGGTCGCCGGCGCGCGGCTGATCCGGCTCCAGTGCTACGAGGGCGTCGACGAGTCCCGGGCGCTGTACGAGTGGAACCACGCCAAGCAGCTGCTGCGCATCAGCGCGGGCCGCGACGAGAGCTGGGACGAGACCCGCACCGACATCTTCAGCGAGGAGTTCCTGCTCCCCCGCCCGCTGCTCACGGCGATCCGCGGCGACGACCCGAAGGTCCTGCTGATCGACGAGACCGACAAGGCGGACGTCGAGGTGGAGGGTCTGCTGCTGGAGATCCTCAGCGACTTCCAGGTCACCGTCCCGGAGCTGGGCACGATCACCGCGACCCGCCGCCCCTTCGTGGTCCTCACCTCGAACGCCAGCCGCGAACTCTCCGAGGCCCTGCGCCGCCGCTGCCTCTTCCTCCATATCGGCTTCCCCGACGAGGAGTTGGAGCGCCGGATCGTACGGCTGAAGGTGCCCGGGCTCGGTGCGGCGCTGGCCGAGTCGGTGGTCCGGGTGGTCGGGGCGCTGCGCGAGATGGAGCTGCGGAAGGTGCCGTCGGTGGCCGAGACCATCGACTGGGCCCGCACCCTCCTGGCGCTCGGCGCCGACACCCTCGACGAGACGGTCGTACGGGACACCCTCGGCGTCCTCCTCAAGCATCAGGACGACATCCTCAGGGCGGCGGCCAAGCTCGACCTGGACGCCGTGTGA